One Intestinimonas butyriciproducens genomic window, TAAACGACACCATGATTTCCCACAGATCGGCGTTGAGGATACGCAGCCCCGCCGCGCTCTCCGCCGCCGCGCGGAGGTAATGATCTTCCGCCGGAATGGAACGAATGATCGCGCCGTAGTCCGTCCCGGCATCCAGATAATGCCGCCACCTATTTAATTTGTTATCTTCGCGCCACAGTTCAACGCCACCGTCAACTTGTCCAAGCAACGCTTGATCTGCACCGTCGCACACGATATATGCACCGCTGGGGAAAGACGGGTGATCGGTCGCTTTCCAACGAAAGCACTGCCCGCTCTCGGCGATCTGCCGGAGATTGCAGTGGTTTGAAATCAGCAAGCATTTCTCCATGATTACCTCCCGGCGTTGGCCTTTTCGCAGCAGATCACGGCGGCAAGACGGCTCTGCGCCGCGTTAAGCTCCATGATTGCCGCGTCGATATGTTCCGCGTCCGCGAAAGCAAAGTGGTTTTCCGCCACCCGCAGCGCGGCCAACGCTTCCTTAAATTCAGGTGTCATTCGGTTGCCCCCTCTGCAAAAATGATGGGTTTCCCGACATACTTGCACCACGCATATTCCAGCATCGCGCCCTTGCTTTCTTTGTAGTCAGGGAGGAACATCACCGCGTCCGCCGCCTCCATCATCGCAAAGCAAATCCGCATATAATCGACCGGGCGTAGCCCGTCGGGATTGTTTGCCGGGTTCAGGGCGATGTGCCCGACCTGTTCCATTTCGTTTGCCGCAGCGCTGAATTTCTCCTTGTAGTGCGCGTCGCCGGTGATCTTGCCCGATATGTAGATTTTCATTTCTCCGCCCTCCATTCCAAAGCTGGGAGCATGGGCGGCATCTTGGCTGTCTGGTAGCTCTGCTCGATCTGCGGCATCATGTACTCTCCGACGGTCTGGCCGTTCGGCAGCACGGTATCGTAGAAAAATTCCCGCTCGAATACCGAAATGCCCGCTTCACAGGCAGCAAACTTTGCCTTGATCGTCACGGCCAGCGCCCGCCACCGCTGGCGCACTTCCTGTTCGTATGCCTTTTCCTGCTGCTCCTTGGTGCGAAGTTGCCCCCGCGCCGGGGTGTGGGTGATCTCGCGGTCATTCCTGCTGGGCAGCGGCAGAACAAAGCG contains:
- a CDS encoding DUF4406 domain-containing protein, whose product is MKIYISGKITGDAHYKEKFSAAANEMEQVGHIALNPANNPDGLRPVDYMRICFAMMEAADAVMFLPDYKESKGAMLEYAWCKYVGKPIIFAEGATE